One region of Rhodothermales bacterium genomic DNA includes:
- a CDS encoding four helix bundle suffix domain-containing protein, whose amino-acid sequence MSTEPLLPRRGGYRHLKSFQVARVCYDVTVRFCDRYISRFSRTHDQMVQAARSGVQNIAEGSMASATSKKTEMKLTNVARASLAELRLDYEDYLRQRRLSIWPSDDPRRDELVARRCQSADEVAAWVAEVCRRGGAGSGGGQVGRGGLTRAKETERGNHARKRRKRNNPSLESPLSTRGPTPDEAAANAAIVLINVATGLLRRQLDALAATFTEEGGFTERLYRARKQRNRRR is encoded by the coding sequence ATGTCAACCGAACCCCTTCTTCCCCGGCGCGGCGGGTACCGCCACCTCAAGAGCTTCCAGGTGGCGCGGGTGTGCTACGACGTCACCGTCCGTTTCTGCGACCGCTACATCAGTCGCTTCAGCCGCACGCACGACCAGATGGTCCAGGCGGCGCGAAGCGGCGTGCAGAACATCGCCGAAGGCAGTATGGCCAGCGCCACCTCGAAAAAAACCGAGATGAAGCTGACCAACGTGGCCCGCGCCAGCCTCGCGGAGTTACGCCTCGACTACGAGGATTACCTGCGCCAGCGCCGGTTGTCGATCTGGCCGAGCGACGACCCGCGACGGGATGAGTTGGTAGCGAGGCGGTGCCAGAGTGCGGACGAGGTGGCCGCCTGGGTGGCTGAGGTGTGCCGGCGGGGGGGGGCAGGTAGCGGGGGTGGACAGGTCGGACGCGGCGGACTGACTCGCGCAAAGGAAACTGAAAGGGGCAACCACGCTAGAAAACGACGGAAGCGCAACAACCCGTCCCTCGAGTCCCCCCTGTCCACCCGGGGCCCTACCCCCGACGAGGCCGCCGCCAACGCGGCCATTGTGCTCATCAACGTGGCAACCGGCCTCCTGCGCCGTCAGCTGGATGCGTTAGCGGCCACCTTCACCGAAGAGGGCGGTTTCACGGAGCGCCTGTACCGGGCGCGAAAGCAACGCAACCGCCGGCGATAA
- a CDS encoding NRDE family protein → MCLLVLAHDVHPAYRLVLATNRDEFFDRPARPLAPWDDPPGIVAGRDLSAGGTWFGVDRRGRFGVLTNVREPGAERQDAPTRGRLVVDYLAGTESAADYLARLAGASEPFNGFNLIAGDASQLGYHTNREAGVRILTPGIYGLSNRALDTPWPKVIRGKAMLEDALRSRTLDPDRLLDGLHDPVEAPDDQLPRTGVPLEWERRLSAVFIEGDAYGTRCSTVMLVDREERVEVVERTYYPDGRRPTTARARFTLEHT, encoded by the coding sequence ATGTGCCTCCTCGTCCTCGCCCACGACGTCCATCCCGCCTATCGCCTCGTCCTGGCCACGAATCGCGACGAGTTTTTCGACCGGCCGGCGCGGCCGCTGGCGCCGTGGGACGACCCGCCCGGCATCGTGGCGGGGCGCGACCTGTCCGCCGGCGGCACCTGGTTCGGGGTGGATCGCCGGGGGCGCTTCGGCGTCCTCACCAACGTGCGCGAACCCGGCGCCGAACGGCAGGATGCGCCGACCCGCGGCCGGCTGGTCGTCGACTATCTTGCCGGTACGGAATCCGCCGCCGACTACCTCGCGCGCCTCGCCGGGGCGTCGGAGCCCTTCAACGGCTTCAACCTCATCGCCGGCGACGCGTCGCAGCTCGGCTACCACACGAACCGGGAGGCGGGCGTCCGCATCCTCACGCCGGGGATCTACGGGCTGAGCAATCGGGCGCTGGATACCCCGTGGCCGAAGGTCATCCGGGGCAAGGCCATGCTGGAAGATGCGCTCCGCTCCCGCACGCTCGACCCCGATCGCCTGCTGGACGGGCTCCATGACCCGGTCGAGGCGCCCGACGACCAGTTGCCCCGCACCGGCGTGCCGCTCGAATGGGAGCGGCGCCTCTCGGCGGTGTTTATCGAGGGCGACGCGTACGGCACCCGGTGCTCCACCGTGATGCTCGTGGATCGGGAGGAGCGGGTCGAAGTCGTCGAACGTACGTATTATCCGGACGGCCGCCGGCCGACCACGGCCCGCGCCCGCTTTACGCTGGAGCACACCTGA
- a CDS encoding translocation/assembly module TamB domain-containing protein has translation MRALLHIPRSVLKGALYAVIAGAVLFLALTRTQVGRDGLRLQFERQFNLTFHGQLRIGQLQGNLLNTLYAHNVHLLDRDGALVASIDAAVVRLRWQDLLRRTVSLNSITLIQPELNLLLREDSTWNIGDLFKRRDPSVRNDPWEFTSADIRIMDGAVHTHNLGADPLPVREGRLFDYTRYDISRIQTRMNVEWVSDIKLLDIDYFSSDLPPIAKRIENVQGQFVIMDDKVELNQVGVLFGGTTLVMTGSLDHISQFPDMPGDAALDLELFDSRIAHADLQHFFPRLPVADTLQASARLRGTLRDLSVPAFNVRRGATALSGTGFLYGYPDSLSIAVNVDPGRLTGGDLKAIYPAGRFDPIETMGVVEIDRLDARGTFHPGASGARPFSVSLTLDAHSAAGHVAGSADLSMNAARRLSYRTDLQVDSLNLARALPEAPTSDINGALYAYGNDIAPEKLDGELHLALRSSSVEDRRVDTLDVYLAADAGVWNAFLLARPEGSGRLEAEGRVNFASAQPTVAGELTLRRLDLGELLRNDSLQTDLNARLRWRGEGLAWNDIRGRLQLAIDSSTVTHGDAEPRPILANQSTVTIEDLPTGARRLTLDGDALTLTAEGNMVALPLAALGRLWGESLARAVERERNKPRMIVLDPDEAEETLTERAFATTIDELYIEQLQRRAYQRIAEAGTDSILHVDVRLDLHRSDLLIGAFPPTFNELDTDLHGDLQLDIGPSQLGIAGTFFGDSLETGLTKSKSPHIEFQLTGSLDTPLMDNLQMQASLAADSLLFAGHYFRHPSMAFTLGRRNGRFTFLTQSGPRSGSQRLSARLDLLPDRNRLILQDLALSIGSSAWKTIASGPIDFYSDAIVLPDFVLESPGADDAETQRIRIDGVFSDRSVDTTFIHIEEIGIRPFSEFANMNLPMGGLVSGRLAFTSHDRQPELTGSVDIDHFSLDNRVLGNLNVASRYLPGLPDVGLTVDLAPVPDADQSALLPDAAVRSIYEENALQIAGTFRLPVYNRQRTGFLDPGALNLDVNLERADVFFFEFIFPELLRNVNGFVAGSGKISGDFSYPLFDADLQLADGALDMPRFDLSLRDVKSPVRVDRRGIHLANATLRDQMGGTAQIEGSFLFNEYRYFSFDLRGALDELLIMNRSTADDLPFYGQIWASGSLTLTGPAYNALLRSTDAVTRANSELYIPVTEEEEFSDVGFLIYADSTGEVPDFRRLAYRSNLLSKRPEGERRFIDGLSMDLNIFAPAGSTIHLVFDPLLGDVVNAVGSGRIQLQRREGEIATFGTLNIASGDYLFTAGEVFARRFLIDSGGTLTWDGDPIDAAIHIPASYKTRASPAGLPGEALSGTTFIPLVVKLDITGRVSTPEVALSLETDQSDRNYTGNYAGIEAILNQPERSTDFATSVLLTNSFLLTTENLTGAGSLTNSGEQLAFSSVSQLVASQLNRFLNEALPNVDFNLGLQGESIQDPGVTAGVALYLLDERLVIRGQGVYQNEQTQNQSGLEGEFTVEVRLNPSVSVEVFLRREGDVLAENALTSTRGAGLSYQTQFASWRRLWSRIFGKKRPDPTDDEVAQR, from the coding sequence ATGCGCGCACTGCTACATATCCCCCGAAGCGTGCTGAAAGGCGCGCTCTACGCGGTGATTGCCGGCGCCGTCCTCTTTCTGGCCCTCACACGCACCCAGGTCGGGCGCGACGGCCTGCGTCTCCAGTTCGAGCGGCAGTTCAACCTCACGTTCCACGGGCAACTCCGCATTGGCCAGCTGCAGGGTAACCTGCTCAATACACTCTACGCGCACAACGTCCACCTGCTGGACCGGGACGGCGCCCTCGTCGCCTCGATCGACGCCGCCGTGGTGCGGCTTCGCTGGCAGGACCTCCTCCGCCGCACTGTCTCGCTCAACAGCATCACGCTGATCCAGCCCGAGCTGAACCTGCTGCTCCGGGAAGACAGCACCTGGAATATCGGAGACCTGTTCAAGCGGCGCGACCCCAGCGTCCGGAACGATCCGTGGGAGTTTACGTCGGCCGACATCCGGATCATGGACGGGGCGGTCCACACCCACAACCTGGGCGCCGATCCCCTGCCCGTGCGGGAGGGCCGGCTGTTCGACTATACCCGCTACGACATCTCCCGCATCCAGACCCGCATGAACGTCGAGTGGGTCTCGGATATCAAGCTGCTCGATATCGACTACTTTTCGAGCGACCTCCCGCCGATCGCCAAGCGAATCGAAAACGTGCAGGGGCAGTTCGTCATCATGGACGACAAGGTGGAGCTCAACCAGGTCGGGGTCCTCTTCGGGGGCACGACCCTCGTGATGACGGGCAGCCTCGATCATATCTCGCAGTTCCCGGACATGCCCGGCGACGCCGCGCTCGACCTGGAGCTGTTCGACAGCCGGATCGCGCACGCCGACCTGCAGCATTTCTTCCCGCGGCTCCCCGTAGCGGACACGCTGCAGGCCTCGGCGCGGCTGCGGGGCACCCTCCGCGACCTGTCCGTGCCGGCCTTCAACGTGCGCCGCGGCGCCACGGCCCTCTCGGGCACCGGCTTCCTCTACGGCTACCCCGACTCGCTCAGCATCGCCGTCAACGTCGACCCCGGCCGGCTCACCGGCGGCGACCTCAAGGCCATCTATCCCGCCGGCCGCTTCGACCCCATCGAGACGATGGGCGTCGTGGAAATCGATCGGCTGGATGCGCGCGGCACCTTCCACCCCGGCGCGAGCGGCGCCCGGCCGTTTTCGGTGAGCCTCACGCTGGACGCCCACAGCGCGGCTGGCCACGTCGCCGGGTCGGCGGACCTGTCGATGAACGCGGCGCGCCGCCTCTCCTATCGCACCGACCTGCAGGTGGACTCGCTGAATCTCGCCCGGGCGCTGCCGGAGGCCCCGACGAGCGATATCAACGGCGCCCTCTACGCGTACGGCAACGACATCGCGCCCGAGAAGCTCGACGGCGAACTGCATCTCGCGCTGCGCTCATCCTCGGTGGAAGACCGCCGTGTCGACACGCTCGACGTGTACCTCGCCGCCGACGCCGGCGTCTGGAACGCGTTCCTGCTGGCGCGCCCCGAAGGTTCGGGCCGGCTGGAGGCCGAGGGCCGCGTCAACTTCGCCTCGGCCCAGCCCACCGTCGCCGGCGAGCTGACGCTCCGCCGGCTGGACCTGGGCGAGCTGCTGCGCAACGACTCGCTGCAGACCGACCTCAACGCCCGGCTGCGGTGGCGCGGCGAGGGCCTCGCCTGGAACGACATCCGCGGCCGGCTCCAGCTGGCCATCGACTCGTCGACCGTCACCCACGGCGACGCCGAGCCGCGGCCCATCTTGGCGAATCAGAGCACCGTCACGATCGAGGACCTGCCCACGGGCGCCCGCCGGCTGACGCTCGACGGCGACGCGCTCACGCTGACGGCGGAGGGCAACATGGTGGCGCTGCCGCTCGCCGCGCTGGGCCGGCTGTGGGGCGAAAGCCTCGCCCGCGCCGTCGAACGCGAGCGGAACAAGCCCCGCATGATCGTCCTCGACCCCGACGAGGCCGAAGAAACGCTCACCGAACGCGCCTTCGCCACCACGATCGACGAGCTGTACATCGAGCAGCTCCAGCGGCGCGCCTACCAGCGGATCGCCGAGGCCGGGACGGATTCGATCCTGCACGTCGACGTCCGGCTCGACCTGCACCGGTCCGACCTGCTCATCGGCGCGTTCCCGCCCACGTTCAACGAACTCGACACCGACCTCCACGGCGACCTGCAGCTCGACATTGGTCCGAGCCAGCTCGGCATCGCCGGCACGTTTTTCGGGGATTCGCTCGAGACCGGGTTGACGAAGAGCAAGTCGCCCCACATCGAATTTCAGCTGACGGGCAGCCTGGATACACCGTTGATGGACAACCTGCAGATGCAGGCGTCGCTCGCGGCCGACTCGCTGCTGTTCGCCGGCCACTACTTCCGGCATCCGTCGATGGCCTTTACGCTCGGCCGGCGCAACGGGCGCTTCACCTTCCTGACGCAGAGCGGGCCGCGCTCCGGCTCGCAGCGCCTCTCCGCGCGGCTGGACCTGTTGCCAGACCGCAACCGCCTCATCCTGCAGGATCTGGCGCTGTCCATCGGCTCGTCCGCCTGGAAAACCATCGCGTCGGGCCCGATCGATTTTTACAGCGACGCCATCGTCCTGCCCGACTTCGTCCTCGAAAGCCCCGGCGCCGACGACGCCGAGACCCAGCGCATCCGGATCGACGGGGTGTTTTCCGACCGCAGCGTCGACACCACGTTCATCCACATCGAGGAGATCGGCATCCGGCCGTTTTCGGAGTTCGCCAACATGAACCTGCCGATGGGCGGGCTGGTGAGCGGCCGGCTGGCCTTCACCTCGCACGACCGGCAGCCCGAGCTCACCGGTTCGGTGGACATCGACCATTTCTCGCTCGACAACCGCGTCCTGGGCAACCTGAACGTGGCGAGCCGCTACCTTCCCGGGCTCCCCGACGTCGGCCTCACCGTCGACCTCGCCCCGGTGCCCGATGCCGACCAGAGCGCGCTGCTCCCCGACGCCGCCGTGCGGTCCATCTACGAGGAAAACGCCCTCCAGATCGCCGGCACCTTCCGGCTCCCCGTCTACAACCGCCAGCGCACCGGCTTCCTGGATCCCGGCGCCCTCAACCTCGACGTGAACCTCGAACGCGCCGACGTCTTCTTCTTCGAGTTCATCTTCCCCGAGCTGCTGCGCAACGTGAACGGCTTCGTCGCCGGCAGCGGCAAGATCTCCGGCGACTTCTCCTACCCCCTCTTCGACGCCGATCTCCAGCTCGCCGACGGCGCGCTCGACATGCCCCGGTTCGACCTCTCGCTGCGGGACGTCAAATCGCCCGTACGGGTGGATCGGCGGGGCATCCACCTGGCGAACGCGACGCTGCGCGACCAGATGGGCGGCACCGCGCAGATCGAGGGCTCGTTCCTGTTCAACGAATACCGGTATTTCTCGTTCGACCTGCGCGGGGCGCTCGACGAGCTGCTCATCATGAACCGGAGCACCGCCGACGACCTGCCGTTCTATGGCCAGATCTGGGCCTCCGGCTCGCTGACGTTGACCGGGCCGGCGTACAACGCGCTGCTCCGCTCCACCGACGCCGTCACCCGGGCCAACAGCGAGCTGTACATCCCCGTCACCGAGGAAGAAGAGTTTTCGGATGTCGGCTTCCTGATCTATGCCGATTCGACGGGCGAGGTGCCCGACTTCCGCCGGCTGGCGTACCGCTCCAACCTCCTGTCGAAACGCCCCGAAGGCGAGCGGCGCTTCATCGACGGGTTGTCGATGGACCTCAACATCTTCGCGCCGGCCGGGTCGACCATCCATCTCGTCTTCGACCCCCTCCTCGGCGACGTCGTCAACGCCGTCGGCAGCGGGCGCATCCAGCTCCAGCGCCGCGAGGGCGAGATCGCGACATTCGGGACGCTGAACATCGCCTCGGGCGACTACCTCTTCACCGCCGGCGAGGTCTTCGCCCGCCGCTTCCTCATCGACAGCGGCGGGACGCTGACGTGGGACGGCGACCCGATCGACGCGGCGATCCACATCCCGGCTTCGTACAAGACGCGCGCGTCGCCGGCCGGCCTGCCGGGCGAGGCGCTCAGCGGAACGACGTTCATCCCCCTCGTCGTCAAGCTCGACATCACGGGCCGCGTGTCGACGCCCGAGGTGGCGCTGAGCCTCGAGACCGACCAGAGCGACCGCAACTACACGGGGAACTACGCCGGCATCGAGGCCATCCTCAACCAGCCCGAGCGGTCGACCGACTTCGCGACGAGCGTACTGCTCACCAACTCGTTCCTGCTGACGACCGAAAACCTCACCGGGGCCGGCTCGCTGACCAACTCGGGCGAACAGCTTGCCTTCAGCAGCGTGTCGCAGCTCGTGGCGAGCCAGCTCAACCGCTTCCTGAACGAGGCGCTGCCGAACGTCGACTTCAACCTCGGTCTCCAGGGCGAGAGCATCCAGGACCCGGGCGTCACGGCCGGCGTGGCGCTCTACCTGCTCGACGAGCGCCTCGTGATCCGCGGCCAGGGCGTCTACCAGAACGAGCAGACGCAGAACCAGAGCGGCCTGGAGGGCGAGTTCACCGTGGAGGTTCGGCTGAACCCGAGTGTGTCGGTCGAGGTCTTCCTCCGCCGCGAGGGCGACGTGCTGGCCGAAAACGCGCTGACGAGCACGCGCGGCGCCGGCCTGTCGTACCAGACCCAGTTCGCCTCGTGGCGCCGGCTGTGGTCGCGCATCTTCGGCAAGAAGCGTCCGGACCCGACGGACGACGAGGTGGCGCAGCGGTGA
- a CDS encoding PP2C family protein-serine/threonine phosphatase has protein sequence MKPIARSVENILVAAAGVLGLVLFLVFFPRVQPSAQLGLTVSRDQAFEIAEAQLEAAGVDMTPYTERSIRFSTENRNDAFYRSIGAPADARARLEAHAPGAFWVARFANPEAGDFYRVHVGPGGDVFYCTRQIPERESGAHLEQAEARQIARDALDGRMAVDWSAYREVDAQSMNMLARSEHSFTWETTEAVLGDAHLRLTATVSGDALASWRRSIDFPADFASTYASHQTTSRLAGILTLILSIALWIVALFIFAIRFKASEVSVRNGLLVTAVLLTLFAVYFIDVFSVFEETVEGLPGQSMTVLYINLGLQVFFTCLGFFFIWIAGESHMRDLWPAKLRTFDGLFARYFTFTDIGRSILRGYGLGLGQLGLWYAVLYGLTRLPALWPTVSATERQILSAASLSLAPWPPLAPFAYAAIGAMLATGYIFLFAMPLLTKLTRHYGLAAGITAAVSGALFFDLTVTHPHWGTAVAGIVVSSLALGFFFKYDLFAVWVGIFISQIVPYLAMLVAQPAGPLLSSGISGISVLVLALVFGLWVRLNGRTLRADQIEPVYVRHISERQRLKLELDIARKAQLQMLPQKLPQISGLDIAAFSEPARQVGGDYFDFFELGPDHLGFAVGDVSGKGMPAALYMTMLKGSLQSQANLETPPAATLSRINRTFYKSAEANTFVTLTYGVISIRESLLTFARAGHNPMIVYRPAGQIVFYLQPPGIGIGLEQGEVFDRVLKEERFTLQAGDTLILYTDGLTDGRNSREELFGNDRLTSLLKATRYTSAEELLDAIRAGYNAFVGRAEPYDDLTCMVIKVN, from the coding sequence ATGAAGCCCATCGCACGCTCCGTAGAGAACATCCTGGTGGCAGCCGCCGGCGTACTCGGCCTGGTGCTGTTCCTGGTGTTTTTCCCCCGGGTACAGCCCTCGGCCCAACTGGGCTTGACGGTCAGCCGCGACCAGGCGTTTGAGATCGCCGAGGCGCAGCTCGAGGCGGCCGGCGTCGATATGACACCCTACACGGAGCGGTCGATCCGGTTCTCGACGGAGAACCGAAACGACGCCTTTTACCGATCGATCGGCGCCCCGGCCGACGCGCGGGCCCGGCTGGAAGCGCATGCGCCGGGTGCGTTCTGGGTGGCCCGGTTCGCCAATCCGGAAGCGGGCGATTTCTACCGGGTGCATGTCGGCCCCGGGGGCGACGTATTTTATTGTACCCGCCAGATCCCCGAGCGGGAGTCGGGGGCGCACCTCGAGCAGGCCGAGGCGCGCCAGATCGCGCGCGATGCCCTCGATGGCCGGATGGCGGTAGACTGGAGCGCCTACCGCGAGGTCGACGCCCAGTCGATGAACATGCTCGCGCGGAGCGAACATTCCTTCACCTGGGAGACGACGGAGGCCGTCCTCGGCGACGCCCATCTGCGTCTGACCGCGACGGTCTCGGGCGACGCGCTGGCCAGCTGGAGGCGGTCGATCGACTTCCCGGCCGATTTTGCGAGCACGTACGCGTCGCATCAGACGACGAGCCGGCTCGCCGGCATCCTCACCCTCATCCTGTCGATCGCCCTCTGGATCGTGGCGCTGTTCATTTTCGCCATCCGCTTCAAGGCGAGCGAGGTGAGCGTCCGCAACGGCCTGCTCGTCACGGCGGTGCTGCTGACCCTGTTCGCGGTGTATTTCATCGACGTCTTTTCGGTGTTCGAGGAGACGGTCGAGGGGCTGCCGGGCCAGAGCATGACCGTGCTGTACATCAACCTCGGGTTGCAGGTCTTTTTCACCTGCCTGGGGTTCTTCTTCATCTGGATCGCCGGCGAGTCGCACATGCGCGATCTCTGGCCGGCGAAGCTCCGCACCTTCGACGGCCTCTTCGCGCGTTATTTCACGTTCACCGACATCGGCCGGAGCATCCTGCGGGGATACGGACTGGGGCTGGGGCAACTCGGTTTGTGGTACGCGGTGTTGTACGGCCTCACCCGCCTGCCGGCCCTGTGGCCGACGGTGAGCGCGACGGAGCGGCAGATCCTCTCGGCGGCGAGCCTGTCGCTCGCGCCGTGGCCGCCGCTGGCGCCGTTCGCCTACGCCGCGATCGGCGCGATGCTGGCGACGGGGTATATCTTCCTCTTCGCGATGCCCCTGCTCACGAAGCTCACGCGCCACTACGGGCTGGCCGCCGGCATCACGGCCGCCGTGTCGGGCGCCCTGTTTTTCGATCTGACCGTCACCCATCCGCATTGGGGCACGGCCGTCGCCGGCATCGTCGTCAGCAGCCTAGCCCTCGGGTTCTTTTTCAAATACGACCTGTTCGCGGTGTGGGTCGGCATCTTTATCTCCCAGATTGTGCCGTACCTCGCGATGCTTGTCGCCCAGCCGGCCGGCCCCCTGCTGAGCAGCGGCATCTCCGGCATCTCGGTACTGGTGCTGGCGCTCGTGTTCGGCCTCTGGGTGCGGCTGAACGGGAGGACGCTGCGCGCGGATCAGATCGAACCGGTGTACGTCCGCCACATCAGCGAACGGCAGCGGCTCAAGCTCGAGCTGGACATCGCCCGGAAGGCGCAGCTCCAGATGCTGCCGCAGAAACTGCCACAGATCTCGGGCCTCGACATCGCGGCGTTCTCCGAGCCGGCGCGCCAGGTGGGCGGCGACTACTTCGACTTTTTCGAGCTGGGCCCGGACCACCTCGGCTTCGCCGTCGGCGACGTATCGGGCAAAGGCATGCCGGCGGCGCTCTACATGACGATGCTCAAGGGATCGCTGCAGTCGCAGGCCAACCTCGAAACCCCGCCGGCGGCGACGCTGAGCCGCATCAACCGGACGTTTTATAAATCCGCCGAAGCGAACACGTTCGTCACGCTCACCTACGGCGTCATCAGCATCCGGGAGAGCCTGCTGACGTTCGCGCGCGCCGGCCATAACCCGATGATCGTCTACCGCCCCGCCGGCCAGATCGTGTTTTACCTCCAGCCACCCGGCATCGGCATCGGGCTCGAGCAGGGCGAGGTGTTCGACCGCGTCCTCAAGGAAGAGCGCTTTACGCTGCAGGCCGGCGATACCCTCATCCTGTACACCGACGGGCTGACCGACGGGCGCAACAGCCGCGAGGAGTTGTTCGGAAACGACCGGCTCACCAGCCTGCTGAAAGCCACGCGCTATACGAGCGCCGAAGAACTGCTCGACGCGATCCGCGCCGGCTACAACGCCTTTGTCGGCCGCGCCGAACCGTACGACGACCTCACCTGTATGGTGATCAAGGTCAACTAG
- the aroB gene encoding 3-dehydroquinate synthase: MPLAPIPVRLPDGRRYDYVIGSLFSLADRMRDAGLRPGLCFVVTDVHLAAPYGAPLVAGLRAGGWEPHLITLPAGETTKAPEHLQTIYDAALAAGIDRKTPIVALGGGVVGDLAGYAAATLLRGVPLVQVPTSLIAQVDSAIGGKTGINHGVGKNLIGAFHQPHLVYADMETLGTLPEREWFSGLAEVVKHALIADPDLFDRMESQWEGILGRDMAIVPGIIHRAAAIKIEVVQEDERESGRRAILNFGHTFGHAIERVAGYGAFTHGEAVAVGMIAALQLSRLLYPGVDFDRAERLVRRIPVEGTLHGLSRSALRDAMQSDKKKAGTRLRFVVLDRPGHATVAENVSEETIDAAWDYASAD; this comes from the coding sequence ATGCCTCTTGCCCCAATCCCCGTTCGTTTGCCGGATGGACGCCGGTACGATTATGTCATCGGCTCGCTGTTCAGCCTGGCGGACCGAATGCGCGACGCCGGCCTCCGGCCGGGGCTCTGCTTTGTCGTCACCGACGTGCACCTCGCGGCGCCGTACGGCGCGCCGCTGGTCGCGGGGCTTCGGGCGGGTGGCTGGGAGCCGCACCTGATCACGCTCCCCGCCGGCGAGACCACCAAGGCCCCCGAACATCTGCAGACGATCTACGACGCCGCCCTCGCCGCCGGCATCGACCGGAAGACCCCTATCGTGGCCCTCGGCGGCGGCGTCGTGGGCGACCTCGCGGGGTATGCCGCCGCGACGTTGCTGCGCGGCGTGCCGCTGGTGCAGGTGCCCACGTCGCTGATCGCGCAGGTCGACAGCGCCATCGGGGGGAAAACCGGGATCAACCACGGCGTCGGAAAAAACCTCATCGGCGCGTTCCATCAGCCCCATCTCGTCTATGCCGACATGGAGACGCTCGGCACGCTGCCCGAGCGGGAGTGGTTCAGCGGGCTGGCGGAAGTGGTCAAACACGCGCTCATCGCGGATCCCGACCTGTTCGACCGCATGGAGAGCCAGTGGGAGGGTATCCTCGGGCGGGACATGGCGATCGTGCCCGGCATCATCCACCGGGCGGCTGCCATCAAGATCGAGGTCGTCCAGGAGGACGAGCGCGAGTCGGGCCGGCGGGCCATCCTGAACTTCGGTCACACCTTCGGCCACGCCATCGAGCGCGTGGCCGGCTACGGCGCCTTCACCCACGGCGAGGCCGTGGCGGTGGGGATGATCGCGGCGCTGCAGCTTTCCCGCCTGCTGTACCCCGGCGTCGACTTCGACCGCGCCGAGCGGCTCGTCCGCCGAATCCCCGTCGAAGGAACCCTGCACGGGCTTTCCCGGTCAGCACTACGTGACGCGATGCAATCCGACAAGAAGAAAGCCGGCACCCGGCTCCGGTTCGTCGTCCTCGATCGACCGGGGCACGCGACGGTGGCCGAAAACGTGTCGGAGGAAACAATTGACGCAGCGTGGGATTATGCGAGCGCGGATTGA